A window of the Oncorhynchus mykiss isolate Arlee chromosome 15, USDA_OmykA_1.1, whole genome shotgun sequence genome harbors these coding sequences:
- the LOC110489782 gene encoding myosin-7, with product MGDSLMAEFGAAASFLRKSDKERMECQTRPFDIKRECYVPDPEVEYVKATITSRDGAKVTAETEFGKTVTVKEDDVHPQNPPKFDKIEDMAMFTFLHEPAVLFNLKERYAAWMIYTYSGLFCVTVNPYKWLPVYDQSVVNAYRGKKRTEAPPHIFSISDNAYQYMLSDRENQSVLITGESGAGKTVNTKRVIQYFASIAAVSGKKSAAEEKKGTLEDQIIQANPALEAFGNAKTIRNDNSSRFGKFIRIHFGVSGKLSSADIETYLLEKSRVTFQLKAERDYHIFYQILSQKKPELLEMLLITSNPYDYAFISQGEIAVTSINDADELMATDDAFDVLGFSQEEKNGIYKLTGAIMHYGNMKFKNKQREEQAEADGTEDIDKAAYLMGLNSADLVKGLCHPRVKVGNEWVTKGQNVDQVYYSIGALSKKVYENMFLWMVIRINLTLDTKNARQHYIGVLDIAGFEIFDFNTFEQLCINFTNEKLQQFFNHHMFVLEQEEYKKEGIVWEFIDFGMDLAACIDLIERPMGIMSILEEECMFPKASDSTFKAKLYDTHLGKNACFQKPRIVKGRPEAHFSLVHYAGIVDYNIGNWLVKNKDPLNETVVGLFQKSSLKFLANLFVNYAGAEGAPEEKAAGGKKKKGSSFQTVSALHRENLGKLMTNLRSTHPHFVRCIIPNETKTPGAMENPLVMHQLRCNGVLEGIRICRKGFPNRILYADFKQRYRILNPNAIPEGQFMDNMKAAEKLLGSLDIDHTQYRLGHTKVFFKAGLLGTLEEMRDDRLALIITGFQARSRGLLARIEFQKIVDRRDALLVIQWNIRAFMGVKNWPWMKMYFKIKPLLKSAETEKEMANMKEEFLKLKEAYAKSEARKKELEEKMVSLIQEKNDLQLAVQTQEDTIGDAEERCEGLIKSKIQLEAKAKELTERLEDEEEMNSELTAKKRKLEDECSELKKDIDDLELTLAKVEKEKHATENKVKNLTEEMAALDEIIAKLTKEKKALQEAHQQTLDDLQSEEDKVNTLTKAKAKLEQQVDDLEGSLEQEKKVRMDLERAKRKLEGDLKLTQESLMDLENDKQQLEERMKKKDFEMSQLNSKIEDEQALGAQLQKKLKELQARIEELEEELEAERAARAKVEKQRADLARELEEISERLEEAGGATAAQIEMNKKREAEFQKVRRDLEEATLQHEATAATLRKKNADSVADLGEQIDNLQRVKQKLEKEKSELRLELDDVVSNMEQIVKAKTNLEKMCRTLEDQMSEYRTKAEEGQRSINDFTMQKAKLQTENGELARQLEEKDSLVSQLTRGKQSNVQQIEDLKRQLEEEVKAKNALAHAVQSARHDSDLLREQYEEEQEAKAELQRGMSKANAEVAQWRTKYETDAIQKTEELEDAKKKLAQRLQDAEEAVEAVNAKCSSLEKTKHRLQNEIEDLMVDVERSNAAAASLDKKQRNFDKVLAEWKQKFEESQTELESSQKEARSLSTELFKLKNSYEESLDHLETMKRENKNLQEEISDLTEQLGEGGKSIHELEKIRKQLEQEKAEIQSALEEAEGSLEHEEGKILRAQLEFNQVKADIERKLVEKDEEMEMNKRNQQRVVDTLQSSLESETRSRNEALRLKKKMEGDLNEMEIQLSQANRQASEAQKQLKGLHSHLKDSQMQLDDALRVSDDLKENIAIVERRNNLMQAELDELRALVEQTERGRKLAEQELLDVSERVQLLHSQNTSLLSQKKKLEGDTSQLQNEMEEAVQECRNAEEKAKKAITDAAMMAEELKKEQDTSAHLERMKKNMEQTIKDLQHRLDEAEQIAMKGGKKQIQKLEARVRELETEVELEQRRSSDSVKGVRKYERRIKELTYQTEEDRKNLSRLQDLVDKLQLKVKSYKRTSEEAEEQANANLGKFRKIQHELDEAEERADIAESQVNKMRAKSRDAGSKKGKDEE from the exons ATGGGGGACAGTTTGATGGCAGAGTTTGGCGCCGCAGCTTCCTTTCTGCGTAAATCTGACAAGGAGCGTATGGAATGCCAGACTAGACCCTTTGACATAAAGAGAGAGTGCTATGTGCCTGACCCTGAGGTAGAATACGTCAAGGCCACAATCACCAGCAGAGATGGGGCTAAAGTCACCGCTGAAACAGAGTTTGGAAAG actgttactgtgaaGGAGGACGACGTCCACCCCCAGAACCCGCCAAAGTTTGATAAAATTGAGGACATGGCGATGTTCACCTTCCTGCACGAGCCCGCTGTGCTGTTTAACCTCAAAGAGCGTTACGCAGCCTGGATGATCTAC ACCTACTCAGGGCTGTTCTGTGTCACTGTCAACCCATACAAGTGGCTGCCAGTGTACGATCAGTCTGTTGTCAATGCATACAGAGGCAAGAAGAGGACAGAAGCTCCTCCTCACATCTTCTCCATCTCTGACAATGCATACCAGTACATGTTGTCAG ACAGGGAAAATCAGTCTGTCCTTATCAC TGGAGAATCCGGTGCTGGAAAGACTGTTAACACCAAGAGAGTCATCCAGTACTTCGCCAGCATTGCTGCTGTTAGCGGAAAGAAAAGTGCAGCGGAAgaaaaaaag GGGACCCTGGAGGATCAAATCATCCAGGCCAATCCTGCCCTGGAGGCTTTTGGTAATGCCAAGACCATCAGGAATGACAACTCCTCCCGATTC GGTAAATTCATCCGCATTCATTTTGGAGTCAGTGGGAAGCTTTCGTCTGCTGACATTGAGACTT ATCTTCTGGAGAAGTCACGTGTCACTTTCCAGCTCAAGGCTGAGAGAGACTATCACATCTTCTACCAGATCCTGTCCCAAAAGAAACCAGAACTGCTGG AGATGCTACTCATCACCAGCAATCCCTATGACTATGCCTTCATCTCCCAAGGAGAGATTGCTGTAACCTCCATTAATGATGCAGATGAGCTAATGGCTACTGAT GATGCCTTTGATGTGCTGGGCTTCTCCCAAGAGGAGAAGAATGGCATTTATAAGCTGACTGGTGCTATCATGCACTACGGCAACATGAAGTTCAAGAATAAACAGCGGGAGGAGCAAGCAGAGGCAGATGGCACTGAGG ATATTGACAAAGCTGCATATCTGATGGGCCTGAACTCTGCTGACCTGGTCAAGGGGCTGTGTCATCCAAGGGTCAAAGTAGGAAATGAGTGGGTCACCAAAGGTCAGAATGTCGACCAG GTGTACTACTCTATTGGTGCACTGTCAAAGAAAGTTTACGAGAACATGTTCCTCTGGATGGTGATAAGAATCAACCTTACTCTGGACACTAAGAACGCTCGTCAGCACTACATTGGTGTGCTGGACATTGCTGGCTTTGAGATCTTTGAT TTCAACACCTTTGAGCAGCTGTGCATCAACTTCACTAATGAGAAGCTGCAGCAGTtcttcaaccaccacatgtttgTGCTGGAGCAGGAAGAGTATAAGAAAGAGGGCATCGTCTGGGAGTTCATTGATTTTGGCATGGACTTGGCTGCCTGCATTGATCTCATTGAAAGG CCCATGGGTATCATGTCCATCCTTGAAGAGGAGTGCATGTTCCCCAAGGCCAGTGATTCCACATTCAAAGCGAAGCTGTATGACACCCATCTGGGCAAAAATGCCTGCTTCCAGAAGCCTAGAATTGTTAAGGGTAGACCAGAGGCCCATTTCTCCCTGGTTCACTATGCTGGCATTGTTGACTACAACATTGGTAACTGGCTGGTGAAGAACAAGGACCCCCTGAATGAGACTGTGGTCGGACTGTTCCAGAAGTCAAGTCTTAAGTTCCTGGCCAACCTCTTTGTGAACTATGCTGGTGCAGAAGGAG CACCTGAAGAAAAAGCGGCTGGAGGAAAAAAGAAGAAAGGCTCTTCCTTCCAGACTGTGTCTGCATTGCACAGG GAGAACTTGGGTAAACTCATGACCAACTTGAGGTCTACTCACCCCCACTTTGTGCGTTGCATCATCCCCAACGAGACCAAGACTCCTGGGGCCATGGAGAATCCTCTGGTCATGCACCAGCTGCGCTGTAACGGTGTGCTGGAAGGCATCAGGATCTGCAGAAAGGGCTTCCCCAACAGAATCCTGTATGCCGACTTCAAACAAAG ATACCGCATCCTCAATCCAAATGCTATCCCTGAGGGTCAGTTCATGGACAACATGAAGGCAGCTGAAAAACTGTTGGGCTCTTTGGATATTGACCATACCCAGTACAGATTAGGACACACTAAG GTGTTCTTCAAGGCTGGTCTCCTGGGTACTCTTGAGGAGATGAGAGACGATCGTCTCGCTCTTATCATCACTGGCTTCCAGGCCAGATCACGTGGTCTACTTGCCAGAATTGAGTTCCAGAAAATTGTTGACCGCAG GGATGCCTTGCTTGTGATCCAATGGAACATTCGTGCCTTCATGGGTGTCAAGAATTGGCCCTGGATGAAGATGTACTTCAAGATCAAACCTCTGCTGAAGTCAgcagagactgagaaggagatgGCCAACATGAAGGAAGAATTCCTGAAGCTTAAAGAGGCTTATGCTAAAAGTGAAGCCCGTAAAAAGGAGCTGGAAGAGAAGATGGTGTCCCTTATCCAAGAGAAGAACGACCTGCAGCTCGCTGTCCAAACT CAAGAAGACACTATTGGTGATGCTGAAGAGAGATGTGAAGGTCTGATCAAGAGCAAAATCCAGCTTGAGGCCAAAGCCAAAGAGCTGACAGAAAgactggaggatgaggaggagatgaaTTCAGAGCTAACTGCTAAGAAGAGGAAGCTGGAGGATGAGTGCTCAGAACTCAAGAAGGACATTGATGATCTGGAGCTCACTCTGGCTAAAGTGGAGAAGGAAAAGCATGCCACAGAGAACAAG GTTAAAAACCTTACTGAGGAGATGGCAGCTCTGGATGAAATCATTGCCAAGCTGACCAAGGAGAAGAAGGCTCTGCAAGAGGCTCATCAACAAACGCTGGATGACCTGCAGAGTGAGGAGGACAAAGTCAACACGCTGACCAAGGCCAAAGCCAAACTGGAACAGCAAGTTGATGAT CTTGAAGGGTCTCTGGAGCAAGAGAAGAAGGTGAGAATGGACCTTGAGAGAGCCAAGAGAAAGCTGGAGGGAGATTTAAAGTTGACCCAGGAGAGCCTAATGGACCTGGAGAATGACAAGCAGCAGCTGGAGGAGAGAATGAAGAA GAAGGACTTTGAGATGAGCCAACTCAACAGCAAGATTGAGGATGAGCAGGCTTTGGGTGCCCAGCTTCAGAAGAAACTGAAGGAGCTGCAG GCCCGCATTGAGGAATTAGAGGAAGAGCTGGAGGCTGAAAGAGCTGCCCGTGCCAAGGTGGAGAAACAGAGGGCAGACTTGGCCAGAGAGCTAGAAGAGATCAGTGAGAGGCTGGAGGAGGCTGGTGGAGCCACTGCTGCCCAGATTGAGATGAACAAGAAGAGGGAGGCTGAGTTCCAGAAGGTGCGCAGAGACCTTGAAGAGGCTACCCTGCAGCATGAGGCTACAGCTGCCACTCTGAGGAAGAAAAATGCTGACAGTGTAGCTGACCTGGGAGAACAGATTGACAACCTTCAGAGAGTGAAGCAGAAGCTGGAGAAAGAGAAGAGTGAGCTCAGGCTGGAGCTGGATGATGTGGTCTCCAACATGGAGCAGATTGTCAAGGCTAAG ACAAACTTGGAGAAAATGTGCCGCACTCTAGAGGACCAGATGAGTGAATACAGGACGAAAGCTGAGGAAGGACAGCGATCCATCAATGATTTCACAATGCAGAAAGCAAAGCTTCAAACTGAGAATG GTGAACTTGCCAGACAGTTGGAGGAGAAAGACTCTCTGGTCTCTCAACTGACCAGAGGTAAGCAGTCCAACGTTCAGCAGATTGAAGACCTCAAGAGACAATTGGAGGAGGAAGTCAAG GCAAAGAACGCACTTGCCCATGCAGTGCAGTCTGCTCGCCATGACTCAGATCTGTTGAGGGAGCAGTATGAGGAGGAACAGGAGGCCAAGGCTGAGCTGCAGCGTGGCATGTCCAAGGCTAATGCTGAGGTGGCTCAGTGGAGAACCAAGTATGAAACTGATGCCATCCAGAAGACTGAAGAGCTTGAGGACGCAAA GAAGAAACTGGCTCAGCGTTTGCAGGATGCAGAGGAAGCTGTGGAAGCCGTAAATGCTAAATGTTCATCCCTAGAGAAGACTAAACACAGACTCCAGAATGAGATTGAAGATCTCATGGTGGATGTGGAGAGATCCAATGCAGCTGCTGCCTCTTTGGACAAGAAGCAAAGGAACTTTGACAAG GTCCTGGCTGAGTGGAAGCAGAAGTTTGAGGAGTCTCAGACTGAGCTGGAGAGCTCCCAGAAAGAGGCCAGATCTCTCAGCACTGAGCTCTTCAAACTCAAGAACTCTTATGAGGAGTCTCTGGATCATCTGGAGACCATGAAGAGGGAGAACAAGAACCTCCAAG AGGAAATTTCTGACCTGACGGAGCAGCTTGGTGAGGGAGGAAAGAGCATCCATGAGCTGGAAAAGATCCGTAAACAGCTGGAGCAGGAGAAGGCTGAGATACAGTCTGCTCTAGAGGAAGCTGAG GGCTCCCTAGAGCATGAGGAGGGCAAGATCCTGAGAGCTCAGCTGGAGTTCAATCAGGTAAAAGCTGACATTGAACGGAAGCTGGTGGAGAAGGATGAGGAAATGGAGATGAATAAGAGGAACCAGCAGAGAGTTGTGGATACCCTGCAAAGCTCACTGGAGTCAGAGACTCGCAGCAGGAATGAAGCTCTCAGgctgaagaagaagatggagggagatctCAATGAGATGGAGATCCAGCTCAGCCAGGCCAACAGGCAGGCATCAGAGGCCCAGAAGCAACTTAAGGGTCTCCATTCCCATCTGAAG GATTCTCAAATGCAGCTGGATGATGCTCTTCGTGTCAGTGATGACCTGAAGGAGAACATTGCCATTGTGGAGAGACGTAACAACCTGATGCAGGCTGAACTGGATGAGCTGAGAGCCCtggtggagcagactgagagagGCCGCAAACTGGCTGAGCAGGAACTGCTGGATGTTAGTGAGAGAGTTCAGCTGCTGCACTCACAG aaCACCAGCTTACTGAGCCAGAAGAAGAAGCTAGAGGGCGACACATCCCAGCTTCAGAATGAAATGGAGGAGGCTGTGCAGGAGTGTAGAAATGCTGAGGAAAAAGCCAAGAAGGCCATTACTGATGCTGCCATGATGGCAGAAgagctgaagaaggagcaggACACCAGTGCTCACCTGGAGCGTATGAAAAAGAACATGGAGCAGACCATCAAGGACCTGCAGCACCGCCTGGATGAAGCTGAACAAATTGCCATGAAGGGTGGCAAGAAGCAGATCCAGAAGCTGGAGGCCAGA GTGAGAGAGCTAGAGACTGAAGTGGAACTGGAGCAAAGGAGGAGCAGTGATTCTGTAAAAGGAGTCCGTAAATATGAGAGACGCATCAAAGAACTCACCTACCAG ACTGAGGAAGACCGTAAGAATTTGAGCCGTCTGCAGGACCTGGTGGACAAACTGCAGCTTAAGGTCAAATCCTACAAGAGAACTTCAGAGGAGGCT GAGGAACAAGCCAATGCCAATTTGGGCAAGTTCCGTAAGATTCAGCATGAACTGGATGAGGCAGAAGAGAGGGCTGATATTGCTGAGTCTCAGGTCAACAAGATGAGAGCCAAGAGTCGTGATGCCGGATCCAAG AAAGGAAAGGATGAAGAGTGA